Proteins co-encoded in one Tachysurus fulvidraco isolate hzauxx_2018 chromosome 17, HZAU_PFXX_2.0, whole genome shotgun sequence genomic window:
- the prr5a gene encoding proline-rich protein 5a — protein MLEDLSGTHTRPGNLKTGSFSFSALASLPHCLHMDSSTHPIRRTLYRLRLVSSPNLSQLGKNEKASLEERGSGPNATWNSIHNAVIGVFQKKGLADNELYTLNEGVRQLLKTELGSFFTEYLQNQLLTKGMVILRDKIRFYEGQKLLDSLAETWDFFFCDVLSMLQAIFHPVQGKEPSVRQLALLLFRNTITLNMKLDEALSRPRARVPPSIVQMLLVLQGVHESQGVTEDYLKLESLIQKVVSPYLGTHGLCAHNCDATHCSCSIENRLQWSKPAEILSINPVVRSKSYNIPMLTPVAEYDTEVGSVGSVGIRRHSACEVTSCMEQQGFPLSVSVETSSSPGISLDHELTLPTAKRGATAQPALILPSIFIQNSAGHLHAQTSISETDKATSSPTSCSSSPETIVMQGVDSVDSDQDGIFIDFSHCRSDSFGNNRKTS, from the exons ATGCTGGAAGATTTGAGTGGGACACACACCAGACCAGGCAACCTTAAAACAGGCTCGTTCAGCTTCTCGGCCCTGGCGTCCCTACCGCACTGCCTTCACATGGACTCCAGTACACACCCTATCAGGAG GACTCTGTACCGGTTGAGGTTAGTGAGCTCTCCAAACCTGAGTCAGCTGGGCAAGAATGAGAAGGCATCGCTGGAGGAACGAGGATCTGGGCCAAATGCCACATGGAACAG caTTCACAATGCAGTTATTGGTGTTTTCCAAAAGAAGGGACTGGCTGACAATGAGCTCTACACACTCAATGAAGGCGTAAG gcAGCTGCTGAAAACTGAACTGGGTTCTTTTTTCACTGAGTATCTGCAG AACCAGCTTCTGACCAAAGGGATGGTCATTCTAAGGGACAAAATAAGATTCTATGAAg GTCAGAAATTACTCGACTCCCTGGCTGAGACTTGGGACTTCTTCTTCTGTGACGTTCTCTCCATGCTACAAGCCATCTTTCACCCAGTCCAG GGGAAGGAGCCATCAGTACGACAGCTGGCTCTGCTGCTCTTCAGGAACACTATAACTCTTAACATGAAGCTGGATGAAGCTCTGTCTAGACCGCGTGCCCGTGTCCCTCCGTCCATCGTCCAGATGCTTCTGGTCCTCCAG GGTGTTCACGAGTCACAAGGTGTGACAGAAGACTACCTGAAGCTGGAGTCACTCATTCAGAAGGTGGTGTCACCCTACCTGGGAACACATGGGCTCTGTGCACACAACTGCGACGCCACCCACTGTTCATGCAGTATAG AAAATCGCTTGCAGTGGTCCAAACCTGCAGAAATCCTCTCCATCAACCCTGTGGTGCGCTCCAAGAGCTACAACATCCCCATGCTCACCCCCGTGGCCGAGTACGACACGGAGGTCGGCTCTGTGGGTAGCGTGGGTATCCGTCGCCACTCTGCCTGTGAGGTCACTTCCTGTATGGAGCAACAGGGCTTCCCCCTATCCGTCAGCGTGGAGACAAGCTCCAGCCCCGGGATTTCGCTTGACCACGAGCTCACCTTACCAACGGCAAAGCGTGGAGCCACAGCACAGCCTGCTCTCATCCTTCCCTCCATCTTTATCCAAAACTCTGCAGGGCATTTACACGCTCAGACGTCCATTTCAGAGACAGACAAAGCCACATCTTCACCCACTAGCTGCTCCTCAAGCCCTGAAACCATTGTCATGCAGGGTGTAGACTCTGTTGATTCCGATCAAGACGGGATATTCATCGACTTTTCCCACTGCCGCTCGGACTCTTTCGGTAACAACAGGAAGACGAGCTGA